A single region of the Nicotiana sylvestris chromosome 6, ASM39365v2, whole genome shotgun sequence genome encodes:
- the LOC104241228 gene encoding MLO-like protein 1 produces MSGGGEDEGEGSLEFTPTWIVAAVCTVIVSISLALERFLHYTGKHLKKKKQKHLYEALQKVKEELMLLGFISLLLTVFQGRIVKFCVHQDVVKHLLPCSLSLEANSSLPHESTPASPHSHHHRHLLVEEAAAVGYCHHKHKVPLLSLEALHHLHIFIFVLATVHVTFSVLTIVFGGAKIRQWKYWEDSIVKDNYESEHDHLRPSVTHVQEHDFIRNRFQGIGKQSAILGWVHSFFKQFYASVNKEDYRALRLGFITTHCRGNPRFNFHRYMIRALEDDFRTVVGISWYLWIFVILFLLLNINGWHTYFWIAFIPFILLLAVGTKLEHVIIQLAHEIAEKHVAVEGELVVQPSDSHFWFDRPQIVLFLIHFILFQNAFEIAFFFWILFQYGFYSCIMGKYVFVAPRLVIGVFIQVLCSYSTLPLYALVTQMGSHYKKSMFDDHVQACLIEWAEKVKKKKAQKAARDGSNHPTDDGFTIGSPESVHGCRNLSPNGV; encoded by the exons atgagtggaggtggagaagatgaaggagaAGGATCATTGGAATTTACACCAACGTGGATTGTTGCTGCTGTTTGCACCGTCATTGTTTCCATTTCTTTAGCTCTTGAGCGCTTCCTCCATTATACTGGAAAG catttgaagaagaagaaacagaagcATCTTTATGAAGCCTTACAGAAAGTTAAAGAAG AGTTGATGCTGTTGGGGTTTATATCCCTGCTGTTAACGGTATTTCAAGGTCGCATTGTCAAATTCTGTGTGCATCAGGATGTTGTAAAACACTTACTTCCTTGCTCGTTATCGTTGGAGGCTAACTCATCTTTGCCACATGAATCGACTCCTGCTAGTCCGCATTCACATCACCATCGCCATTTGCTTGTAGAAGAAGCGGCTGCTGTTGGTTACTGCCATCACAAA cATAAGGTCCCGTTACTATCTCTTGAGGCGTTGCATCACCTTCACATTTTTATCTTTGTCTTAGCTACTGTGCATGTGACTTTCTCTGTTCTGACTATTGTATTTGGAGGAGCAAAG ATACGTCAATGGAAGTACTGGGAGGATTCAATCGTAAAAGATAATTATGAGTCGGAGCATG ATCATCTGAGACCATCAGTTACCCATGTCCAGGAACATGATTTCATCAGGAATCGGTTTCAGGGTATTGGTAAACAATCAGCCATTTTAGGTTGGGTG CATTCTTTCTTTAAGCAATTTTATGCTTCTGTCAACAAGGAAGACTATAGAGCACTTCGTTTGGGATTCATAACG ACACATTGCAGGGGAAATCCAAGATTCAATTTTCACAGGTACATGATACGAGCACTGGAAGACGATTTCAGGACAGTTGTCGGTATCAG TTGGTATCTCTGGATATTCGTAATCCTCTTCTTGTTGCTTAATATTAATG GTTGGCATACCTATTTCTGGATTGCTTTCATTCCTTTCATT CTTTTGCTTGCTGTGGGCACAAAGTTGGAGCATGTGATTATACAGTTGGCTCATGAAATTGCTGAGAAACATGTAGCAGTAGAAGGTGAATTGGTTGTACAACCTTCTGATAGTCACTTTTGGTTCGATCGCCCTCAAATCGTCCTCTTCTTGATACATTTTATTCTCTTCCAAAATGCTTTTGAAATAGCATTTTTCTTCTGGATTTTG TTCCAATATGGCTTTTACTCCTGCATAATGGGAAAATACGTGTTTGTCGCCCCTCGGCTTGTCATAGG GGTGTTCATTCAGGTTTTATGCAGCTATAGTACATTGCCACTTTATGCTTTAGTTACACAG ATGGGCAGTCACTATAAGAAGTCAATGTTTGATGATCATGTTCAAGCTTGCCTTATAGAATGGGCTGAGAAGGTGAAAAAGAAGAAAGCACAAAAGGCTGCTAGAGATGGTTCTAACCATCCAACTGATGATGGCTTTACTATAGGATCACCAGAGTCTGTACATGGCTGCAGAAACCTCTCTCCAAATGGGGTTTAG
- the LOC104241230 gene encoding uncharacterized protein encodes MPEHPATDLSATDNIGTVKRYAPPNQRNRSLGRRKSGGDRLERANSYASDGEKNQISASSSVSTVADASGVNRANEYPPTRLIPLQGCGTSEAFQLLNDRWAAALNAHNNLPDDSLERPVMYMKRSPWGHAMLPHQLMSQAGAGSSTGPHKDFLNELRLAMLSANAISDA; translated from the exons ATGCCGGAACATCCTGCTACTGACTTATCAGCCACCGACAATATTGGAACCGTCAAACGTTATGCCCCTCCCAATCAGCG GAATCGTTCACTCGGTAGGCGAAAATCTGGAGGAG ATCGACTCGAACGAGCTAACAGCTATGCTAGTGATGGAGAGAAGAACCAAATCAGTGCCTCTAGTTCTGTATCTACTGTAGCTGATGCAAGTGGTGTCAATCGAGCGAATGAGTATCCTCCAACAAGGTTAATACCGCTACAAGGATGTGGTACAAGCGAAGCTTTTCAGCTACTAAATGATC GCTGGGCAGCTGCTCTGAATGCTCACAACAATTTACCAGATGATTCTCTTG AAAGGCCAGTCATGTACATGAAAAGATCACCCTGGGGGCACGCAATGCTTCCACATCAA TTAATGTCACAAGCAGGAGCTGGATCTTCTACTGGGCCACACAAGGATTTTTTGAACGAACTTCGGCTGGCAATGCTCAGTGCAAATGCCATTTCTGATGCCTAA